The Alteromonas stellipolaris genome includes a region encoding these proteins:
- a CDS encoding TonB-dependent receptor domain-containing protein produces the protein MKNNQSSIFKLGSLTLAISSILGSSLLSTAAIAQQSEDEVIEEVVATGTRLKGTATAVMQERQNQAFVADIMGADQIARTGDGDAAAALRRVTGLTLVDGKFIYVRGLGERYSSTQLNGMTVPSPDPTRSVVPLDLFPSSIIESLNVQKSFSPNMPGHFGGGNVNIRTKSIPTEFVFSVSGGAGWNSENSNDGFFYEGGSDDWTGRDDGTRALPSIIASNLAASGSDGFEGDSSRTLAQTQEILNSFNWDIGPESKSAEPDFNLGATLGNRYTFDDDSVLGFLATVSYSNEWSITEEQLGNDIGGGQDNPRFTKYRDMISTEQNVRWSGMFNVGYELNSNHKIELVNMMLHDMRDRLRDGEYFDDSESTIGVEEFSRMDIIFEEREMVSSQLKGTHNFLDIANGVFFDWYAGTSRASREAPDIMEVTYQLFYDDAGALELERIDDTSGTNLNRQYQSLQDESDTYGFNISTPFYGDGYDIEIKAGFDYYEKTRDAVNIDLAIRHFGINDEFKVGNRLYDIFSEENINNPDFYASSTGSSLFQDNTGEGDKYSAASKLTAGYLMVDAFIDKKWRLSGGARWEEFQQISVPFVEHSNEFAAETDEIADSIYNEDDILPSFALTYIASDEMQYRFNISQTLIRPDLRDISTTFFIDPLTEFLVRGSPSLVETELMNIDVRWEWYMSQGNNVSVALFYKDMENPIEMVQFDGGEGVPQLLTANGEEGELYGVEVEFLHDLSFISDSMSNFFISGNMTISDSEVTIGSGDQDSLFSQQAREAYGGTITATITNDQRRLVGHSEWVANLQLGWDSDNGEHSASLVYNSFGERIIAPGVRGFEDGIENPFHSLDFVYTYYPDFNTTVKLKFQNILNEDKEIEQEGLLLRRETVGTGISASVSYDF, from the coding sequence ACTGCAACAGCGGTAATGCAAGAACGTCAAAACCAAGCGTTTGTTGCCGATATCATGGGTGCAGATCAAATTGCACGTACCGGTGATGGCGATGCAGCAGCAGCACTTCGTCGTGTAACTGGATTGACATTGGTAGATGGTAAATTCATCTACGTTCGTGGCTTGGGTGAACGTTACTCAAGCACACAATTAAATGGTATGACAGTACCTAGCCCTGATCCTACGCGTTCAGTGGTTCCATTGGATTTATTCCCTTCAAGTATCATTGAAAGCTTGAACGTACAAAAATCGTTTTCACCCAATATGCCTGGTCATTTTGGTGGCGGTAACGTTAATATTCGTACTAAATCTATTCCAACTGAATTCGTTTTCAGTGTGTCTGGTGGGGCAGGTTGGAATTCAGAAAACAGTAACGATGGATTTTTCTATGAAGGTGGCAGCGACGATTGGACTGGACGAGACGATGGCACACGTGCTTTGCCGTCTATCATTGCATCTAACCTTGCCGCTTCTGGCTCTGACGGCTTTGAAGGTGATTCTTCACGCACGTTAGCGCAAACACAAGAAATATTGAATTCATTCAACTGGGATATTGGCCCTGAAAGTAAGTCTGCAGAGCCAGACTTCAATTTAGGCGCAACCCTAGGTAATCGTTACACGTTTGACGATGACAGTGTACTGGGTTTCTTAGCGACGGTTTCTTACAGTAACGAATGGTCAATTACCGAAGAACAATTGGGTAATGATATTGGTGGCGGACAAGATAATCCTCGCTTCACCAAATATCGTGACATGATTTCGACCGAACAAAATGTTCGCTGGAGCGGCATGTTTAATGTGGGTTACGAGTTAAATAGTAACCACAAAATTGAACTGGTTAATATGATGTTGCACGACATGCGTGACCGTCTGCGTGACGGTGAATACTTCGACGATAGTGAAAGCACCATCGGCGTGGAAGAGTTCAGTCGTATGGATATCATTTTCGAAGAGCGTGAAATGGTGTCGTCACAGTTGAAAGGGACACATAACTTCCTCGATATTGCTAACGGTGTGTTTTTTGATTGGTATGCAGGTACAAGCCGTGCCTCGCGTGAAGCGCCAGATATTATGGAAGTCACTTACCAGTTATTCTATGACGACGCAGGTGCGTTAGAGCTTGAGCGTATTGATGATACTTCAGGGACTAACTTAAACCGTCAATATCAAAGCCTTCAAGATGAATCTGATACTTATGGTTTTAATATCTCTACCCCCTTCTACGGAGACGGGTATGACATCGAAATTAAAGCTGGTTTTGATTATTACGAGAAAACCCGTGATGCCGTTAATATCGATTTAGCGATTCGCCATTTTGGTATTAATGATGAATTTAAAGTGGGCAACCGACTGTATGATATTTTCTCAGAAGAAAATATTAATAACCCTGACTTCTATGCAAGTTCAACAGGTAGCTCGCTATTTCAAGACAATACCGGTGAAGGTGATAAGTATTCTGCAGCCAGTAAACTGACTGCTGGTTACTTGATGGTTGATGCCTTCATTGATAAAAAGTGGCGTTTAAGTGGTGGTGCCCGTTGGGAAGAGTTCCAGCAAATCTCAGTGCCTTTTGTTGAACACTCGAATGAGTTTGCAGCAGAAACGGATGAAATTGCGGACAGTATTTATAATGAAGACGATATTCTTCCTTCATTCGCATTAACCTATATTGCCAGTGATGAAATGCAATATCGTTTCAACATCAGCCAAACGTTAATTCGTCCTGATTTACGTGATATCAGTACTACATTCTTTATCGATCCGCTTACCGAATTCCTTGTTCGTGGTTCACCATCTTTGGTTGAAACAGAGCTTATGAACATAGATGTTCGCTGGGAATGGTACATGTCTCAAGGGAATAACGTGTCTGTTGCTCTATTTTATAAAGACATGGAAAACCCTATCGAGATGGTTCAGTTCGATGGCGGTGAGGGGGTACCTCAGCTGCTTACCGCTAACGGCGAAGAAGGTGAGTTATATGGGGTTGAAGTGGAGTTTTTACACGACCTCAGCTTCATCAGCGATTCAATGAGTAACTTCTTTATATCTGGTAACATGACGATATCAGATTCAGAAGTGACCATTGGCAGCGGTGATCAAGATTCTTTGTTCTCACAGCAAGCACGAGAAGCTTATGGCGGCACCATTACAGCGACTATTACTAATGACCAACGTCGTTTAGTGGGTCACTCTGAGTGGGTTGCTAACCTTCAATTAGGTTGGGATTCAGACAATGGAGAGCATTCGGCTTCATTGGTGTATAACTCTTTTGGTGAGCGAATTATTGCACCAGGTGTTCGCGGGTTCGAAGACGGGATAGAAAATCCATTCCATTCTTTGGATTTTGTTTACACTTACTATCCTGACTTCAACACTACGGTCAAACTGAAGTTTCAAAATATCCTCAACGAGGATAAGGAAATTGAACAAGAAGGACTCTTGTTGCGCCGTGAAACCGTCGGCACAGGTATTAGTGCTAGTGTAAGTTACGACTTCTAA
- a CDS encoding DUF3450 domain-containing protein, whose product MKLINSLLIAGALVATPVLAQDDEVLNPVIDEAAKINESAAKSQEKINGITDQIDSKLQQFKTLMKEIEGLEVYNTQLRKQISSQEQEMDDLNAAIDEVSVVERQITPLMMRMIDGMEQFIALDVPFLPEERKNRVMDLKAMMDRADVAASEKFRRVMEAYQVEMDYGRTMEAYSGLHTINGQERDVEFLRLGRTALIYQTRDASSQGVWNKQTRQWEELDSSYRTQITKGLRMAKKQLAPDLLMLPVAITD is encoded by the coding sequence ATGAAGCTTATCAATTCTTTGCTTATTGCAGGCGCGCTTGTAGCGACACCTGTACTAGCACAAGACGATGAAGTACTAAATCCCGTTATCGATGAGGCGGCGAAAATTAATGAATCTGCTGCGAAGTCGCAGGAAAAAATAAACGGCATTACCGATCAGATTGACAGTAAACTTCAGCAATTCAAAACTTTGATGAAAGAAATTGAAGGTTTGGAAGTTTATAACACTCAACTTCGTAAACAAATTAGCAGCCAAGAACAAGAAATGGATGACTTGAACGCCGCTATTGATGAAGTATCGGTTGTTGAGCGTCAAATTACCCCGCTTATGATGCGTATGATTGACGGCATGGAACAGTTTATTGCCCTAGACGTACCTTTTCTTCCTGAAGAACGCAAAAACCGCGTTATGGATTTGAAAGCCATGATGGACCGCGCCGATGTAGCCGCGTCTGAGAAGTTCCGTCGTGTAATGGAAGCGTACCAAGTTGAGATGGACTACGGTCGCACCATGGAAGCCTACAGCGGCTTGCATACTATTAATGGTCAAGAGCGTGACGTAGAGTTTTTACGCTTAGGTCGCACAGCGCTTATTTATCAAACTCGTGATGCTAGTTCACAAGGTGTTTGGAACAAGCAAACTCGCCAGTGGGAAGAGCTAGACAGTAGCTACCGCACACAAATTACTAAAGGTCTGCGCATGGCGAAGAAACAACTTGCCCCAGACTTGCTAATGTTACCAGTGGCTATTACAGACTAA
- a CDS encoding MotA/TolQ/ExbB proton channel family protein produces the protein MFNSVKRIAFGLVALSLSAGAVAQNDRAMDLDALLKQLEEGQFAQSEQNKQRERDFVAQRAEQDQVLRDTRARRDQMLAQSEQLETRFEENEFKLADLNGALDTRLGSLKELFGVLQQIAGDTKNKFYNSVVSAQITGRSDFLDKMAQDMGSSSKLASIEEIERVWFEMQREMTESGKVTKFTTDVVEAGGQKVSKEVVRVGPFALVADGKYLEYNGVTGTVSELIRQPADRYNSSAAELQESASGELVQFGIDPTGGSILGLLVQAPNLKERVEQGGVVGYIILIVGAFGLLLALERLITLSLIRMKVNKQLKSKEVKTNNPLGRVLKVRDEHPNADVEALELHLTEAILGEVPKLGRNLTIIKIISVVAPLMGLLGTVTGMINTFQAITLFGTGDPKLMAGGISTALVTTVLGLVVAIPMTLLYAMLNTRSKNIVYILQEQASGVIAERAERS, from the coding sequence ATGTTTAATTCAGTAAAACGTATCGCTTTTGGCCTAGTAGCCCTTAGCTTAAGCGCTGGTGCAGTAGCACAAAACGACCGCGCAATGGACCTAGACGCACTGCTTAAGCAGCTTGAAGAGGGACAATTTGCACAGTCTGAGCAAAATAAACAACGTGAGCGAGATTTTGTTGCTCAACGTGCTGAGCAAGATCAAGTATTGCGCGATACACGCGCTCGTCGTGACCAGATGTTGGCACAGTCAGAGCAGCTTGAAACACGATTTGAAGAAAATGAATTTAAATTGGCCGACCTTAACGGTGCGCTAGATACACGTTTAGGTTCACTAAAAGAATTGTTTGGTGTACTTCAGCAAATTGCTGGCGACACGAAAAACAAATTTTATAACTCAGTAGTATCGGCTCAAATCACAGGTCGTTCAGACTTCCTTGATAAAATGGCACAAGACATGGGCTCTAGCTCAAAGCTTGCTTCTATCGAAGAAATTGAGCGTGTTTGGTTTGAAATGCAACGTGAAATGACTGAGTCAGGAAAAGTAACCAAATTCACTACTGACGTCGTTGAAGCGGGTGGTCAGAAAGTATCGAAAGAAGTGGTACGCGTAGGACCTTTCGCGCTAGTTGCTGACGGTAAATACCTTGAGTACAACGGTGTGACCGGAACGGTTTCAGAACTTATCCGTCAGCCTGCTGACCGTTACAACAGCTCAGCTGCAGAACTTCAAGAATCTGCAAGTGGTGAGTTAGTTCAGTTTGGTATCGACCCAACAGGTGGTTCAATTCTAGGTCTTCTAGTTCAGGCGCCCAATCTTAAAGAGCGTGTTGAACAAGGCGGCGTAGTAGGGTACATCATCCTTATCGTTGGCGCGTTCGGTTTGTTACTTGCCCTAGAGCGTTTGATTACCTTGTCGCTTATTCGCATGAAAGTGAACAAGCAGCTTAAGAGTAAAGAAGTTAAAACCAACAACCCACTTGGCCGTGTACTTAAAGTACGTGACGAGCATCCAAACGCTGATGTTGAAGCACTAGAGCTTCACCTTACTGAGGCGATTTTGGGCGAAGTACCTAAGCTAGGGCGTAACCTTACTATCATAAAGATTATCTCAGTAGTAGCGCCGCTTATGGGTTTACTTGGTACGGTAACCGGTATGATTAATACATTCCAAGCCATTACCTTATTTGGTACAGGCGACCCGAAACTAATGGCTGGTGGTATTTCAACAGCACTCGTTACGACGGTTCTTGGTCTAGTAGTAGCAATCCCTATGACTTTGCTATACGCCATGCTGAATACACGTTCTAAGAACATTGTATATATCCTACAAGAACAGGCATCTGGCGTTATTGCAGAGCGCGCAGAGCGGAGCTAA
- a CDS encoding MotA/TolQ/ExbB proton channel family protein: MIEFLEAIRDFTETGGQVLLVIGLLIFVMWLLILERAMYLMIWHKQAKKEAVSMWTARNDRASWIAQQVRQKTISQLTMRLNGSIPIIQSLVALCPLLGLMGTVTGMIEVFDVMAIAGSGNARSMASGVSKATIPTMAGMVGALSGVFASTWLNRMVKSERTHLEDALTIQR, encoded by the coding sequence ATGATCGAGTTTCTGGAAGCAATTCGCGATTTCACAGAAACAGGTGGCCAGGTTCTTCTGGTCATCGGTCTGCTGATATTCGTTATGTGGCTTTTGATCCTCGAGCGTGCCATGTATCTGATGATTTGGCATAAGCAAGCTAAGAAAGAAGCGGTATCTATGTGGACTGCACGTAACGACCGCGCTTCTTGGATTGCACAGCAAGTTCGTCAGAAAACGATTTCACAGTTAACTATGCGTCTTAACGGTAGTATCCCGATTATTCAGTCTTTGGTTGCGCTTTGTCCGCTGCTTGGCTTGATGGGAACGGTAACCGGTATGATTGAAGTGTTCGATGTTATGGCCATTGCAGGTTCGGGTAACGCCCGCTCTATGGCATCAGGCGTATCGAAAGCCACTATCCCCACTATGGCGGGCATGGTTGGTGCACTTTCAGGCGTATTCGCCTCTACGTGGCTTAACCGTATGGTGAAATCTGAACGCACGCATCTTGAGGATGCATTGACTATTCAACGTTAA
- a CDS encoding ExbD/TolR family protein, whose product MKQHFQNLVDEEEAAIDMTPMLDVVFIMLIFFIVTASFVKEAGIDVNRPEAATAVKKDRANILIAISDKGEIWINKRRIDERAVQANIERLHAENPQGTVVIQADKESTTETLIKVMDASRAAGVFDVSIAAQEP is encoded by the coding sequence ATGAAGCAACATTTTCAAAACCTAGTTGATGAAGAAGAAGCAGCCATCGATATGACGCCCATGCTGGACGTTGTATTTATCATGTTGATTTTCTTTATTGTAACCGCATCGTTTGTGAAAGAAGCGGGTATTGATGTTAACCGCCCTGAAGCAGCTACTGCTGTGAAAAAAGACCGCGCTAACATTCTTATTGCTATCTCTGATAAAGGCGAGATTTGGATTAATAAGCGTCGTATCGATGAGCGCGCAGTACAGGCTAACATCGAGCGTCTACACGCTGAAAACCCGCAGGGTACTGTTGTGATTCAAGCAGATAAAGAATCAACGACTGAAACCCTTATTAAGGTTATGGATGCCTCCCGTGCGGCAGGTGTTTTTGATGTTTCGATTGCAGCTCAAGAGCCATAA
- a CDS encoding energy transducer TonB, which translates to MPRYIIAFVISLAITLGLFFLMQSLIKMGGSALTEPPKGSVLDFVRVKQDEQVEKKDRKPKKPPKPDQPPPQMEQPQMDSPTPDAEGTSMDFGADVGDDISLDGGLALESGDGEYLPIVKVAPVYPRRALQRGIEGFVIVEFTVTKQGAVRDPIVIEANPEGIFEQAAMDAAMKFKYKPRVVNGEATEVSGIQNRITFQIDG; encoded by the coding sequence ATGCCACGATATATAATCGCATTTGTTATATCCCTTGCGATCACGTTAGGCCTGTTCTTCTTGATGCAATCACTTATCAAGATGGGTGGCAGTGCGTTAACGGAACCGCCAAAGGGTAGTGTACTTGACTTTGTTAGGGTTAAGCAGGACGAACAGGTCGAGAAAAAAGACCGTAAGCCTAAAAAGCCGCCTAAGCCAGATCAGCCACCACCACAAATGGAGCAGCCTCAAATGGACTCACCCACTCCTGATGCGGAAGGGACGTCTATGGATTTCGGTGCAGATGTTGGTGATGATATTTCATTAGACGGCGGGTTAGCCCTTGAGTCTGGTGATGGCGAGTATTTACCTATTGTTAAGGTGGCGCCGGTGTATCCTCGTCGTGCTTTACAACGTGGTATTGAAGGCTTTGTTATTGTTGAATTTACGGTAACTAAGCAAGGCGCAGTGCGAGACCCTATCGTGATAGAAGCCAACCCAGAGGGTATATTTGAACAAGCAGCAATGGATGCAGCAATGAAGTTTAAGTATAAGCCGCGAGTGGTAAATGGCGAAGCCACGGAAGTGTCTGGTATTCAAAACCGTATTACCTTCCAGATAGACGGATAA
- a CDS encoding tetratricopeptide repeat protein has product MRIKQTNTLLSALAFAVVFATVSVPTMLVANNAVAQEQKASDKKTRRVPTLRGKVYEQLARAQSAADDAGDVEEAIAILKEVEEKADSMNSYEKAMMYNFFGFIYYNDENYDKALESFENVVNQQPIPEKFEMSTLFSLAQLHLMQGNYDKTIEFIERWEVLNNGVIPPKNKVLKAQAYYQNKRYDDAADWITQAIEEHEAEGMLPDEAWLILQRAVFYELKQPAKVKDVLIKLVKLYSEPKYWIQLAGMYGELGEERKQLAIMETAYQQGFVESPADIFNMAQLYYYHRAPYKGALLMEQAMKEGVLEENLRNLKFLGQSWTLAKEQDKAIPVMMQAAELSEDGELDAQLAQILLNEQRWDEAITSADRAIEKGEMRNPGLVYLIKGMALYNQKQYALALNQLAEAEKHQKSRAMAQQWKQFVQSEKTQAEIIEAELGNS; this is encoded by the coding sequence ATGAGAATAAAACAAACGAATACATTGCTTAGTGCACTGGCGTTTGCCGTTGTTTTTGCAACTGTGTCTGTTCCTACTATGTTGGTTGCCAATAATGCGGTTGCCCAGGAACAAAAAGCCAGTGATAAGAAAACCCGTCGTGTTCCTACACTTCGCGGGAAGGTGTACGAGCAATTAGCACGTGCACAGTCAGCCGCAGATGATGCAGGCGATGTAGAAGAAGCTATTGCTATTCTTAAAGAGGTAGAAGAAAAAGCTGACTCTATGAATAGTTACGAAAAAGCCATGATGTATAACTTTTTCGGCTTCATTTACTACAACGACGAAAATTACGATAAAGCCCTAGAATCGTTTGAAAACGTGGTAAACCAGCAACCTATTCCTGAGAAGTTCGAGATGTCGACACTTTTCAGCTTAGCGCAGTTGCATTTGATGCAAGGTAACTACGATAAAACGATAGAATTTATCGAACGCTGGGAAGTATTAAACAACGGTGTGATTCCACCTAAAAATAAGGTGTTAAAAGCACAGGCGTATTACCAGAACAAGCGTTACGATGATGCAGCTGATTGGATAACACAAGCCATTGAAGAACATGAAGCAGAAGGCATGTTGCCCGATGAAGCATGGCTTATTCTTCAACGCGCGGTGTTCTATGAACTTAAGCAGCCTGCTAAAGTAAAAGATGTTTTGATCAAGCTAGTAAAGCTTTATAGCGAACCAAAGTATTGGATACAGTTAGCCGGCATGTACGGCGAACTTGGTGAAGAGCGTAAGCAGCTTGCCATTATGGAAACCGCTTACCAACAGGGTTTTGTAGAATCTCCAGCGGATATCTTTAACATGGCTCAGCTTTATTACTATCACCGTGCTCCTTACAAAGGTGCATTGTTGATGGAACAAGCTATGAAAGAGGGTGTGCTGGAAGAAAACCTTCGTAATCTTAAGTTTTTAGGTCAAAGCTGGACTCTCGCCAAAGAGCAGGACAAGGCGATTCCGGTAATGATGCAAGCAGCAGAATTATCAGAAGACGGTGAGTTAGATGCTCAGCTAGCGCAAATTTTGCTTAATGAACAACGTTGGGATGAGGCGATTACCTCAGCAGATCGCGCGATTGAAAAAGGCGAGATGCGTAACCCTGGTTTGGTATATTTGATTAAAGGCATGGCCCTTTACAATCAAAAGCAGTATGCACTAGCACTTAACCAACTTGCTGAAGCTGAAAAGCATCAGAAAAGCCGTGCTATGGCGCAGCAGTGGAAACAGTTTGTGCAATCTGAAAAGACACAAGCCGAAATCATTGAAGCTGAGCTTGGTAACAGTTAA
- a CDS encoding acyloxyacyl hydrolase, with protein sequence MTNTHIFTLAALLTLLLTPFSANSSESQSPSLWPAPTQSAHGYAIDFIRGEGAVNGIKLAYQYNIDQPLNVSWPMTLTMETSANFWEYGDDNQYDSNIVLALSPILRFPLTTMFNKPIDLELGIGVSLLDDTQFAGKDVSTHYQFEDRIGFSTTFGQYQEYRVSLRYFHYSNAGFKKPNPGLDFISLSFSQRL encoded by the coding sequence ATGACTAACACACACATTTTCACCCTTGCTGCACTACTCACTCTATTACTTACCCCATTTTCTGCTAACAGTAGCGAAAGCCAATCGCCTAGCTTATGGCCAGCACCAACACAAAGCGCTCATGGCTACGCTATCGACTTCATACGTGGAGAGGGCGCGGTAAATGGCATCAAATTAGCCTATCAATACAATATCGATCAGCCTTTAAACGTAAGTTGGCCTATGACCTTAACCATGGAAACCAGCGCTAACTTTTGGGAATATGGTGACGATAATCAGTACGACTCAAATATTGTACTCGCCCTTTCACCTATTTTACGGTTTCCGCTAACCACAATGTTTAACAAGCCTATCGATTTAGAGTTGGGCATTGGCGTGTCGTTACTAGATGATACTCAATTTGCAGGTAAAGACGTGTCTACCCACTATCAGTTTGAAGATAGAATTGGATTTTCAACCACGTTTGGGCAATACCAAGAATACCGCGTGTCTCTGCGCTACTTTCACTATTCGAATGCAGGTTTTAAAAAGCCCAATCCAGGGTTAGATTTTATATCGTTGTCATTTAGCCAACGGCTTTAA
- a CDS encoding response regulator, with the protein MADNQKSKKTDFSILVVDDEPANIDLLQGILSPYYQVKVAPTGHIALKVVEQFTPDLILLDIMMPGIDGHEVCRQIKTSPELAPRLAKVPIIFVTALGQGQDEEKGFELGAVDYITKPISPALVLARVKTHISLAHQVRVTEQEVKIRTQELLRSQQSAISMLAAAGHYNDTDTGHHIWRMAAYCQCLALASGWSPEDASLLAQAAPMHDTGKIGIPDSILKAPRRLTFDEMEVMRTHAAIGYEILTRSNSPLFSLAAEIARYHHEKWDGSGYPYALKGDRIPLSARIVAIADVFDALTMKRPYKKAWPDEEAFAYIESESGKHFDPQLVSAFLSIKEEVLKTKAYWNELEARNELPSIEAFLP; encoded by the coding sequence ATGGCTGATAACCAAAAATCGAAAAAGACGGACTTTAGCATTTTAGTCGTCGACGATGAGCCAGCAAATATCGATTTATTGCAGGGTATTTTATCGCCCTATTATCAAGTAAAAGTAGCGCCCACTGGGCATATCGCATTGAAAGTCGTAGAGCAGTTCACCCCAGACCTTATTTTACTCGATATTATGATGCCGGGTATTGATGGGCATGAGGTATGCAGACAAATTAAAACTTCACCAGAACTTGCCCCCAGGCTGGCTAAAGTGCCTATCATCTTTGTTACGGCTTTGGGTCAAGGTCAAGATGAAGAAAAAGGGTTCGAATTAGGTGCAGTAGATTATATTACTAAGCCTATCTCACCCGCATTAGTGCTTGCTAGAGTAAAAACTCACATCTCGTTAGCACATCAAGTAAGAGTAACTGAACAAGAAGTTAAAATCAGAACGCAAGAACTGCTTCGTAGCCAGCAAAGTGCTATTAGCATGTTGGCCGCTGCGGGACATTACAACGATACTGACACCGGCCATCACATTTGGCGCATGGCTGCATATTGTCAGTGCTTAGCGTTAGCCTCTGGTTGGTCACCTGAAGATGCCTCATTACTGGCACAAGCCGCGCCTATGCACGATACCGGGAAAATAGGTATCCCCGATAGTATTTTAAAAGCCCCTAGACGACTTACCTTCGATGAAATGGAAGTGATGCGTACTCATGCGGCTATTGGGTATGAAATATTAACTCGCAGTAATTCCCCCTTATTTAGCTTAGCCGCAGAAATTGCGCGCTATCACCATGAAAAATGGGATGGTAGTGGCTACCCTTATGCATTGAAAGGTGATCGAATTCCGTTGAGCGCTCGCATTGTGGCAATTGCAGATGTGTTCGATGCCCTGACTATGAAACGCCCTTATAAAAAGGCATGGCCGGATGAAGAAGCATTTGCCTACATTGAGAGTGAATCGGGCAAGCACTTCGACCCACAATTAGTGTCTGCTTTTTTGTCTATCAAAGAAGAAGTATTGAAAACAAAAGCGTATTGGAATGAACTTGAAGCTAGAAATGAACTCCCATCGATAGAAGCGTTTCTTCCCTGA